A single Candidatus Desulfarcum epimagneticum DNA region contains:
- a CDS encoding Exonuclease: MGLLSSTSSLARYMVRGKPDAPIIETARRGLSENRFREIDQSAREKSVGWTSLETPYRPDFEDSSFLVGPFFIFALRVDKKKVPPKLFKKHHTLAMEEKLAKSGRDFLSRDEKSDLKESVLNALLTRMPATPDIYDVVWNVEESWAWFFSGTKSANEDFETLFSKSFNLSVIRLFPYSEAGFASGLDDSRQSLLSKLQPTQFAG; encoded by the coding sequence ATGGGACTTCTATCCTCCACATCCTCCCTGGCCCGGTACATGGTCCGGGGAAAGCCCGACGCCCCGATTATTGAGACGGCGCGGCGCGGGCTGAGCGAAAACCGCTTTCGTGAAATCGACCAGAGCGCCCGGGAGAAATCCGTCGGGTGGACCTCCCTTGAAACCCCGTACCGGCCGGACTTTGAGGACTCCTCCTTTCTCGTGGGGCCGTTTTTTATCTTCGCTTTGCGGGTGGACAAAAAAAAGGTTCCCCCCAAACTGTTTAAAAAACACCACACCCTGGCGATGGAAGAGAAACTGGCGAAATCCGGAAGGGATTTTTTGTCCAGGGACGAAAAGTCCGACCTGAAGGAAAGCGTTTTAAACGCGCTTTTGACACGGATGCCCGCCACCCCCGATATCTATGACGTGGTCTGGAACGTGGAAGAGTCGTGGGCGTGGTTTTTTTCCGGGACAAAGTCGGCCAATGAGGACTTTGAAACGCTTTTTTCAAAATCCTTCAACCTGTCCGTCATTCGTCTCTTTCCTTACTCCGAAGCCGGCTTCGCCTCGGGCCTGGACGATTCGCGGCAAAGCCTTTTGTCTAAACTTCAACCGACTCAATTCGCGGGATGA
- a CDS encoding conserved membrane hypothetical protein (Evidence 4 : Unknown function but conserved in other organisms) — protein MAGPFETLFRLIRFAPKPGRPKPLKKSEGFEITKLTATDPTNARAPRTWKDAFFQTPGPRSPGAFAALAARGFCMGAADIVPGVSGGTMALVMGIYLDLLEAVRSADAAFFKRLFRADFKGALSGLHLRFLLPLFLGIVLALVSLAGVIHYFLEHFPVYVWGFFSGLIAASAAVVLKQVKKWAGGAAVMFPAGLALAFVIAGLAPVSTSNQPPFIFLAGFVAVCAMILPGISGAFILLLLGKYEFITGTLRNPFSSENLWVIAVFVSGCLCGLFVFSRVLKFLIERYRDASHAFLAGVIAGSMTKSQIVEALSAALDGLKGAFSGDWGAQNIWVPALLAAGFLFVIFLERASEKKTLTF, from the coding sequence CCGGGGCGCCCCAAACCACTTAAAAAAAGCGAAGGCTTTGAAATCACAAAATTGACCGCCACAGACCCGACAAACGCCCGCGCCCCCCGGACATGGAAAGACGCTTTTTTTCAAACCCCCGGCCCCCGTTCCCCGGGGGCCTTCGCCGCTTTGGCCGCCAGAGGCTTTTGCATGGGCGCGGCGGACATTGTCCCCGGCGTGTCCGGGGGCACCATGGCCCTGGTCATGGGGATATACCTGGATCTCCTGGAGGCCGTCCGGTCCGCGGACGCGGCGTTTTTTAAACGCCTTTTCCGGGCCGATTTCAAAGGGGCGCTGTCCGGCCTTCACCTCCGGTTTCTTTTGCCCCTTTTTTTGGGAATCGTCCTGGCCCTGGTCAGTCTGGCCGGCGTCATTCATTATTTCCTGGAGCATTTTCCGGTTTATGTCTGGGGTTTTTTCTCAGGCCTTATCGCGGCGTCGGCGGCCGTGGTGTTAAAGCAGGTGAAAAAGTGGGCCGGCGGCGCGGCGGTCATGTTTCCGGCGGGACTGGCCCTGGCTTTTGTGATCGCCGGCCTGGCGCCCGTGTCCACGTCGAACCAGCCGCCGTTTATTTTCCTGGCCGGTTTTGTGGCCGTGTGCGCCATGATTCTGCCCGGGATCAGCGGCGCCTTCATACTTCTTTTGCTGGGCAAGTACGAATTTATCACCGGGACGCTTCGAAATCCCTTTTCTTCGGAAAATCTCTGGGTCATCGCCGTGTTTGTCTCGGGATGCCTGTGCGGTCTTTTTGTGTTTTCCCGGGTTTTAAAATTTTTGATCGAGCGATACCGGGACGCCTCCCACGCCTTTCTGGCGGGCGTCATCGCCGGCTCCATGACCAAGAGCCAGATCGTGGAGGCGCTTTCGGCGGCCCTGGACGGTTTGAAGGGGGCCTTTTCCGGAGACTGGGGCGCCCAAAACATCTGGGTCCCGGCGCTTCTGGCCGCCGGCTTTTTATTTGTGATTTTTCTGGAACGCGCGTCTGAAAAGAAAACGTTGACATTCTAA
- a CDS encoding conserved hypothetical protein (Evidence 4 : Unknown function but conserved in other organisms), with translation MLDIAIAYNRYKFLGNEFLTWLWFVMDTDPDLFRQIDEECASFEIGDKIVLEKRSKDAQEVVSIKGDNAGREEGKLSLKKGAVVTAMNLLYQSGSEKWRFSLKGESFGISGLKTPETGRVETRQDMEGAILEKIFLVEKAVSFLKGIFRRFLDIRLSDEWEGKWVPKMKKWTQA, from the coding sequence ATGCTGGATATCGCCATCGCTTACAATCGTTATAAGTTTTTGGGAAATGAATTTTTAACCTGGCTCTGGTTCGTCATGGACACGGACCCGGATCTTTTCAGGCAAATCGATGAGGAATGCGCCTCGTTTGAGATCGGGGATAAAATCGTGCTGGAAAAACGATCGAAAGACGCCCAGGAGGTGGTCTCCATCAAGGGGGACAACGCCGGCCGGGAGGAGGGGAAGCTGTCTTTGAAAAAAGGCGCGGTGGTGACCGCCATGAACCTTTTGTATCAGTCCGGGTCGGAAAAATGGCGTTTTTCACTGAAAGGCGAAAGCTTCGGCATATCGGGGCTTAAAACCCCGGAAACCGGCCGGGTGGAGACCCGCCAGGACATGGAAGGCGCCATTCTGGAAAAAATCTTTCTTGTGGAAAAAGCCGTGTCCTTTCTTAAGGGCATTTTTCGCCGGTTTCTGGACATCCGGCTGTCCGATGAATGGGAGGGGAAATGGGTTCCAAAAATGAAAAAATGGACACAGGCATGA
- a CDS encoding conserved hypothetical protein (Evidence 4 : Unknown function but conserved in other organisms), protein MGSKNEKMDTGMTSYKTALVKYETPLESVRKAVALSSGLDHMPSGARVFIKPNIVFWTKETPFPKWGVITTSRLVHDITVLLKERGVEDITIGEGSVTFNPRDRETQAHAYESLGYGFLKKRYGVKSVNVFDRPFKKVDLGDGMTLRFNADILESDFVVNLPVMKTHNQTRVSLGIKNLKGVIDISSRKKCHNADPRHDLHAMVARLADPMPPMLTLVDGIYTNERGPGMDGRMRRSDILAASADVLSADMTASKVLGHDPRDVPHLAHAAAGRGRPADMSDVEVVGEKIEDVADYHEFDFGYSENERACLPVPMAREGISGVFYQKYDLTMCTYCSGINGLILSAIRYAWKGEPWDDVEVLTGKTMTPSPGKKKTILVGECMHKANADHPHINERISIRGCPPQIMDIHKALNQAGIQADAGLFENFDKLPGFFMEKYAGRPEFDEGFFRIE, encoded by the coding sequence ATGGGTTCCAAAAATGAAAAAATGGACACAGGCATGACATCATACAAAACGGCGCTGGTGAAATACGAAACGCCTCTGGAGTCGGTCCGAAAAGCCGTGGCGCTTTCATCGGGACTGGATCACATGCCTTCCGGCGCCCGGGTGTTCATCAAACCCAACATCGTGTTCTGGACAAAAGAAACCCCCTTTCCCAAATGGGGCGTCATCACCACCTCCCGGCTGGTCCATGACATCACGGTCCTTTTAAAGGAGCGGGGCGTGGAAGACATCACCATCGGGGAAGGCTCGGTCACCTTCAATCCCCGGGACCGCGAGACCCAGGCCCATGCCTATGAAAGCCTGGGGTACGGGTTTTTAAAAAAGCGATACGGGGTCAAATCCGTGAATGTGTTTGACCGGCCCTTTAAAAAAGTCGATCTCGGGGACGGCATGACGCTTCGGTTCAACGCCGACATCCTGGAAAGCGACTTTGTGGTGAACCTGCCGGTGATGAAGACCCACAACCAGACCCGGGTGAGCCTGGGAATCAAAAACTTGAAGGGCGTCATCGACATTTCCTCCCGGAAAAAATGCCACAACGCCGACCCCCGCCACGACCTTCACGCCATGGTGGCGCGCCTGGCCGACCCCATGCCCCCCATGCTCACCCTTGTGGACGGCATATACACCAACGAGCGGGGCCCGGGCATGGACGGCCGGATGAGAAGAAGCGACATCCTGGCGGCGTCCGCCGACGTTCTGTCCGCCGACATGACCGCCTCAAAGGTTCTGGGGCACGACCCCCGGGACGTTCCCCACCTGGCCCATGCCGCCGCCGGCCGGGGACGGCCCGCGGACATGTCCGACGTGGAGGTGGTCGGGGAAAAAATCGAGGATGTGGCCGATTACCACGAGTTCGACTTCGGGTATTCTGAAAACGAGCGCGCCTGCCTGCCCGTTCCCATGGCCCGGGAGGGCATCAGCGGCGTGTTTTACCAAAAGTACGACCTGACCATGTGCACCTACTGCTCCGGGATCAACGGCCTGATCCTGTCCGCCATCCGATACGCCTGGAAGGGCGAGCCGTGGGATGATGTGGAGGTTTTGACGGGAAAGACCATGACGCCGTCGCCCGGCAAAAAAAAGACCATCCTGGTCGGCGAGTGCATGCATAAGGCCAACGCCGATCACCCCCATATCAACGAGCGGATCTCCATCCGGGGATGTCCCCCCCAAATCATGGACATTCACAAGGCCCTGAACCAGGCCGGAATCCAGGCCGACGCGGGTCTGTTTGAGAATTTTGACAAACTCCCGGGGTTTTTCATGGAAAAATACGCCGGACGCCCGGAATTCGACGAGGGATTTTTCAGGATCGAATAA